A genome region from Streptomyces xanthophaeus includes the following:
- a CDS encoding N,N-dimethylformamidase beta subunit family domain-containing protein, whose amino-acid sequence MHQMYSAGPAADGEDAGRRRFLAIAAGAATAAGLGTLAGCANGDGTGEGGSGAGPRSATASESAAPGGKPPAAGPQGLDVKAENARPGHADWPVDKAGPARAIEGFADKVSVLPGESFGLHVSTTAPRFTVSAYRMGWYGGARARLVWRSEALPGARQPEHTVDAGTRMVRTRWTRSATVETKDWPEGSYLLRLDAQGGEGRRFVPITVRSASTAGRTVVVNAVATWQAYNRWGGYGSYDGPGGGFASRSLAVSFDRPYEYDDGAGLFLVYEAPLIALAERLGIPLAYTTTTDVAREKRLLEGAAAVLSLGHDEYWSPEQRAHFTAARDAGTNIAILGANCCFRRIRLEPSDLGPDRTLVCYKSSYEQDPGFKRGHPATVDFRSAPGANPESSLLGVIYDGYPVDAPYVVTNPGHWLFEGTGAKAGDRFEHLVGVEYDKVDTGFPTPRPIEILAHSPVVCEGRPSHQDTAYYTVASGAGVFATGTMRWVEALDATGDGRSGRNHGLDARSGALTTRVTENLLRVFAAGPAGRTHPAQDNVKAVYGGS is encoded by the coding sequence ATGCATCAGATGTACTCGGCCGGGCCCGCCGCGGACGGCGAAGACGCAGGCAGGCGGCGGTTCCTCGCGATCGCGGCGGGGGCGGCCACGGCCGCGGGGCTCGGGACCCTGGCCGGTTGCGCGAACGGCGACGGCACGGGCGAGGGCGGATCCGGGGCGGGGCCGCGGTCCGCGACCGCGTCGGAGTCCGCCGCGCCGGGCGGGAAGCCGCCGGCGGCCGGACCGCAGGGGCTCGACGTCAAGGCCGAGAACGCCCGTCCGGGCCATGCCGACTGGCCCGTGGACAAGGCCGGTCCGGCGCGGGCCATCGAGGGATTCGCGGACAAGGTCAGCGTCCTGCCCGGCGAGTCCTTCGGGCTGCACGTGTCGACGACCGCGCCCCGGTTCACCGTCTCCGCCTACCGGATGGGCTGGTACGGCGGGGCCCGGGCGCGGCTGGTGTGGCGCTCCGAGGCCCTGCCCGGGGCCCGGCAGCCCGAGCACACGGTGGACGCCGGGACCAGGATGGTCCGCACCCGGTGGACCCGTAGCGCCACGGTCGAGACGAAGGACTGGCCGGAGGGAAGCTACCTGCTGCGGCTGGACGCGCAGGGCGGCGAGGGCCGGCGTTTCGTGCCGATCACCGTCCGGTCCGCGTCGACCGCCGGCCGTACGGTCGTGGTCAACGCGGTGGCCACCTGGCAGGCGTACAACCGGTGGGGCGGCTACGGCAGCTACGACGGCCCCGGCGGCGGCTTCGCCTCCCGTTCGCTCGCCGTGAGCTTCGACCGGCCGTACGAGTACGACGACGGCGCGGGCCTGTTCCTGGTGTACGAGGCTCCGCTGATCGCGCTGGCCGAGCGCCTCGGCATACCCCTCGCCTACACGACCACCACCGACGTGGCACGGGAGAAGCGGCTGCTGGAGGGGGCGGCGGCGGTGCTCTCCCTCGGGCACGACGAGTACTGGTCGCCGGAACAGCGGGCCCACTTCACGGCCGCCCGCGACGCCGGTACCAACATCGCGATCCTGGGCGCGAACTGCTGCTTCCGCCGGATCCGGCTGGAACCCTCCGACCTGGGGCCGGACCGTACGCTGGTCTGCTACAAGTCGTCCTACGAGCAGGACCCGGGGTTCAAGCGCGGCCATCCCGCGACGGTGGACTTCCGCTCCGCGCCCGGCGCGAACCCGGAGAGCTCGCTGCTCGGCGTGATCTACGACGGCTATCCGGTGGACGCCCCGTACGTGGTGACCAACCCCGGGCACTGGCTCTTCGAGGGCACCGGCGCGAAGGCGGGCGACCGCTTCGAGCACCTGGTCGGCGTCGAGTACGACAAGGTCGACACGGGCTTCCCGACGCCCCGGCCGATCGAGATCCTGGCCCACTCCCCCGTGGTGTGCGAGGGGCGGCCCAGCCACCAGGACACGGCCTACTACACGGTGGCGAGCGGGGCGGGAGTGTTCGCGACCGGCACGATGCGATGGGTGGAGGCCCTGGACGCGACCGGCGACGGCCGCAGCGGACGCAACCACGGTCTGGACGCACGCTCCGGGGCGCTGACCACCCGGGTGACGGAGAACCTCCTGCGGGTGTTCGCGGCGGGTCCGGCCGGCCGGACCCACCCGGCGCAGGACAACGTCAAGGCGGTGTACGGGGGTTCGTGA
- a CDS encoding VOC family protein, translated as MSVHLNHTIIHSRDNRESATFLAHVLGLEVGTEWGPFIPVDTANGVTLDFATIPAGSITPQHYAFLLSEEEFDAAFEKIRSARVPYFADPHGRHPGEINHNDGGRGVYFTDPSGHGMEIITRPYGYQEPGAE; from the coding sequence ATGTCCGTCCATCTGAACCACACGATCATCCACTCCCGTGACAACCGGGAGTCCGCCACTTTCCTGGCACACGTCCTCGGCCTGGAGGTCGGGACCGAGTGGGGACCCTTCATCCCCGTGGACACCGCGAACGGCGTCACCCTGGACTTCGCGACCATCCCGGCCGGGTCCATCACCCCGCAGCACTACGCCTTCCTCCTCTCGGAGGAGGAGTTCGACGCGGCGTTCGAGAAGATCCGGTCGGCACGGGTCCCGTACTTCGCGGACCCGCACGGCCGCCACCCCGGCGAGATCAACCACAACGACGGGGGCCGCGGGGTGTACTTCACGGACCCGAGCGGCCACGGGATGGAGATCATCACGCGCCCGTACGGCTACCAGGAGCCGGGCGCCGAGTAG
- a CDS encoding SCO6745 family protein has protein sequence MTYSTAHAPGTIRQLWQLLEPVHAVVYFAPEAYEEAGALGYATDDRWPMYFAYRAAPLGPAGAGLVNALFYSFSPAMVNHYLARSWHTAEPARVLAARAVAADRSLHALLGERTASPDLAEAARLARRAAEAVTTGGRPLAAANAALPWPTAPHTVLWHAATILREHRGDGHLAALQAHHLDPVESLVLQSGVGAAPAQWFEGRRWSAGRWNAARERLTSRGLLAEDGAATEAGLTLRTGVEKLTDELASGPWAALTPQEVARLAELLLPPVLDIVGAGILPTQGTLGIGVKYDYEG, from the coding sequence ATGACGTACAGCACCGCACACGCACCGGGCACGATCAGGCAGCTGTGGCAGCTGCTGGAACCGGTCCACGCCGTCGTCTACTTCGCCCCCGAGGCCTACGAGGAGGCCGGCGCGCTCGGCTATGCCACCGACGACCGGTGGCCGATGTACTTCGCCTACCGGGCCGCACCCCTGGGCCCGGCCGGAGCGGGGCTCGTGAACGCCCTCTTCTACAGCTTCAGCCCCGCCATGGTGAACCACTACCTCGCCCGGTCCTGGCACACCGCCGAGCCCGCCCGCGTGCTCGCGGCCCGGGCCGTCGCCGCCGACCGCTCGCTGCACGCCCTGCTCGGCGAGCGCACCGCCTCCCCCGACCTGGCCGAGGCCGCCCGGCTGGCCCGGCGCGCCGCCGAGGCCGTCACCACCGGCGGGCGCCCGCTGGCCGCCGCCAACGCCGCCCTGCCCTGGCCCACGGCTCCGCACACCGTGCTCTGGCACGCGGCGACGATCCTGCGCGAGCACCGCGGGGACGGCCACCTCGCCGCCCTTCAGGCCCACCACCTCGACCCCGTCGAGTCCCTGGTCCTCCAGTCGGGCGTGGGAGCCGCGCCCGCCCAGTGGTTCGAGGGCCGCCGGTGGTCCGCGGGCCGGTGGAACGCCGCCCGCGAGCGGCTCACCTCCCGGGGCCTGCTGGCCGAGGACGGCGCGGCCACCGAAGCAGGGCTGACGCTGCGCACCGGGGTCGAAAAGCTCACCGACGAACTCGCCTCGGGCCCGTGGGCGGCGCTGACCCCGCAGGAAGTGGCCCGGCTCGCGGAACTCCTCCTCCCGCCGGTCCTCGACATCGTCGGCGCCGGGATCCTCCCCACCCAGGGCACCCTGGGCATCGGGGTGAAGTACGACTACGAGGGCTGA
- a CDS encoding PE-PGRS family protein, with product MGTDVRRGDDRWPDRDWGPAAGPGLRQAWFRGLSFNAAAPDHIRIRLLDLDTAPYVLARRDLSPAVVDAAVGHPDRQVRGRLAEAPASLGLTAAQWSRLVLGESGGARRELMLQAAAMAGRGLTREAYGTLAADPFGPVREELARMPALPLPLRLALLADPLPQVRAAACEAGWRDLGEGTRARLAADPAPAVRTAVTLARHEEVPLTAEFYDAEPGAGRLVEGHRLERELALRLCADADPWLRRNLARNPYLDPDLVEVLAADPEDDVRLAVSTRPELTEERRAAVPVDIDPRTMRRPVAWVVALHEDEEAMRRLAASPHLLLRSSVATARRLPPDVVERLAGDEDRVVRLFLAERCDDAPADMLLEVWQWWNGSYSTPDRPYGHPNFPRRDLLRHADDPHPRLRQLALDDPDSTPGLVERFAGDEDAEVRLRAATDPRLSPDSVVRMLDDPDSGVRAMAARHPRVPVPVLVALLGDEGTAEDAARNPVLPVAVMERMTVTGP from the coding sequence ATGGGGACAGACGTACGGCGGGGCGACGACCGGTGGCCGGACCGGGACTGGGGGCCGGCAGCCGGGCCAGGGCTCCGGCAGGCCTGGTTCAGGGGGCTGAGCTTCAACGCGGCCGCACCGGACCACATCCGGATCCGGCTGCTGGACCTGGACACGGCGCCGTACGTCCTGGCGCGGCGCGACCTGTCACCTGCCGTCGTCGACGCCGCGGTCGGCCACCCGGACCGGCAGGTCCGCGGCAGGCTCGCCGAAGCACCCGCATCCCTCGGGCTCACCGCCGCCCAGTGGTCACGGCTGGTGCTCGGCGAATCCGGCGGTGCCCGGCGCGAGCTGATGCTCCAGGCCGCGGCCATGGCCGGGCGGGGACTGACGCGGGAGGCGTACGGAACGCTGGCCGCGGACCCCTTCGGTCCGGTCCGGGAGGAACTGGCCCGGATGCCCGCACTGCCCCTCCCGCTGCGCCTGGCCCTGCTGGCGGATCCACTCCCGCAGGTACGGGCCGCCGCGTGCGAAGCCGGCTGGCGGGACCTCGGCGAAGGGACCCGGGCCCGGCTGGCCGCGGATCCCGCCCCGGCGGTGCGGACCGCGGTCACGCTCGCCCGGCACGAGGAGGTGCCGCTCACCGCGGAGTTCTACGACGCCGAGCCCGGAGCGGGCCGTCTCGTCGAGGGCCACCGGCTGGAACGGGAGCTCGCCCTGCGGCTGTGCGCCGACGCGGACCCCTGGCTGCGCCGGAACCTGGCCCGCAACCCCTACCTCGACCCCGACCTGGTCGAGGTACTCGCGGCCGACCCCGAGGACGACGTACGCCTTGCCGTGTCCACGCGTCCTGAGCTGACGGAGGAGCGGCGGGCCGCCGTACCGGTGGACATCGACCCGCGGACGATGCGGCGGCCGGTCGCGTGGGTGGTGGCGCTGCACGAGGACGAGGAGGCCATGCGCCGCCTCGCGGCATCCCCGCACCTCCTGCTGCGCAGCAGCGTCGCGACGGCCCGGCGGCTGCCGCCGGACGTGGTGGAACGGCTGGCCGGGGACGAGGACCGGGTCGTCCGGCTCTTCCTCGCAGAGCGGTGCGACGACGCTCCGGCGGACATGCTGCTGGAGGTGTGGCAGTGGTGGAACGGGAGCTACTCCACCCCCGACCGGCCCTACGGACACCCGAACTTCCCACGGCGCGACCTGCTCCGCCACGCCGACGACCCGCACCCGCGGCTGCGGCAACTGGCCCTCGACGACCCGGACTCGACGCCCGGTCTGGTGGAACGGTTCGCCGGGGACGAGGACGCCGAGGTACGCCTGCGCGCCGCCACCGACCCCCGGCTGTCGCCGGACTCGGTGGTACGGATGCTCGACGACCCGGACAGCGGCGTACGTGCCATGGCGGCGCGGCATCCACGGGTGCCCGTACCCGTCCTCGTCGCGCTGCTCGGCGACGAGGGGACGGCGGAGGACGCCGCCCGGAACCCGGTGCTGCCGGTGGCCGTCATGGAGCGGATGACCGTCACAGGGCCATGA